The DNA window GCGAAGTAGCGTTTGATGCCGACCTGGCTGGCTACTTGAGCTGCTGTCTGGGGGTTGTCGCCAGTCATCATCACCACTTCAATCCCCAAGGATTGCAGTTTGCGGATGGCAACGGCCGACGTATCACGCACAGTGTCGGCCACGCCAATTAACCCTACGGCTTCGCCGTATAGGGCCACGTAGAGCACCGTTTTCGCTTGGTTAAGTAAGTGCTCGGCTTGCGTGATGAGTTCTGGTGAAAGCGTAACATGCTCATCAGCCAGCAGCCGACGGTTGCCGATGAGCACAGCCTGGCCAGCTACCGTCGCCGCCGCCCCTTTGCCTTCCATGGCCCGAAAGGCCGTAGCTGATAGCTTATCAAGGCTATGCGCGTCGACGTAGCGCACCACTGCTTCAGCCAGCGGATGCTCGGATTGTCGCTCTACGGCGGCTACGAGTTGCAACAGCTGGGGAACATCCTGGCCGGGCGCTACAAAATCCGTGACGGCGGGCTGACCGTTCGTGATGGTACCGGTTTTGTCGAGCAGCACTGTGTTTACCTGGTAAGCCTTTTCCAGTGCCTCGGCATTGCGAATCAATACCCCGTGCTCGGCCCCTTTACCAGTGCTGACCATGATGGCCGTGGGGGTGGCCAAGCCGAGCGCGCACGGGCAAGCAATGATAAGGACCGCCACAAAATTAACCAGTGCCAGGGGCAAACGGGTAGCCACCGGCGCCAAATCAAACCACAACACAAACGTCAGGATGGCAATGACTACCACTGTCGGCACAAAGATGGCGCTGACCTTATCAGCTAGGCGCTGGATGGGCGCGCGGCTGCCTTGGGCATCTTCCACCAGCTTCACAATCTGCGAGAGCATGGTATCGGCCCCAACTTTGGTGACACGGAAGCGGAACGAACCCGTTTTGTTTAGCGTGGCACCAAACACCGCGTCGCCCGCCTTTTTCTCCACCGGCAGACTTTCGCCGGTGAGCATGGCTTCGTCGAGCGAGGAATAGCCTTCTAGTATCACACCGTCGGTGGCTACCTTTTCGCCGGGCCGCACTACCACCGTGTCACCGAGTTGCACCTGCTCGATGGGCACATCCAGCTCTTGGCCATTTAGCCGTACCACCCGAGCTGTCTTGACCTGTAAGCCTAGCAGGGCTTTCATGGCGGCTGAGGTCTGCGTTTTGGCGCGCATTTCCATAACCTTGCCTAGCAAAATCAGCGCGATGATGGTGGCCGTAGTATCATAATAAACCTCAGGCATGATGCCGCGGCTTGTAAAGAAACTCGGCACTACCGTGGCGGCTAGACTGTACAGAAACGCCGCGCCAGTGCCCACCGCTACCAGCGTATCCATGTTGGCGGCCCGATGCTTGAAGCCGTTCCAGGCCGATACATAAAACTCACGCCCACTGTACAGCAACACCGGTAGTGTCAGCAAGAGCAAGACGTAGTTCAGCGCTTGCATGTTCATGCGCTGCATCAGGGCAGGCCACAGCATAAGCATGCTCAGCGGCATAATGACAACAGCCAAGCCCAAGGCCACCCAAAAACGACGCTTCAGCTTTTGGTAGGCCACGGCTTTCTGTTGGTCGAGTTCCGCGCTGCGCTCGGCGGCACTGGTGTCCGGAGCGCGCTCAATGACGCCGTAACCAGCCTTCACAACAGCTTCTTTGAGCGAGGCGGGCGAGGCTTGGTCGGGCAGGTATTGAACAGTGGCCTTTTCAGTCGCAAAATTAACCATGGCGTTCTGCACGCCGGGCGTGCGGCTCAGCGACTTCTCCACGAAGGAAGCGCATGAAGCGCAGGTCATTCCTTCTATATCAAGAGTTGTGGTTTCAGGTTCGGGAGACATAACAAATCAGCTAAATATGCGGTGCCACTGCTCGTAAACAGGCAAGTGCTATACCTAAGCAACGCTGCAAAGGAACTACTGGCAGTTGCACTACGCCGTATGTAATCTTGAACAAGAGTTACACAATTTGTAGTGCCCTTGGCCCCGCTGAAACGCATATATAATTGTGCTTCGCTTATGCATAATTTTGCTTGCGAAAAGTCGGGCAATACAGGTTCAATTCGTTGAAAGAACGCCTTGTATCATCTGGAGGCAGGATTTTAGACTGATTGAGCCTTCTTTCTCCCGGCGTAGAAACTTGATCCGTCATTCCAGGGTTAAGAGGCAGTACTACCCTTCTACTGGAAGTGCGCTACTTTCGCAGTTGAATTCTGCCTGTTATGTTCCGTAGCCTGTTCCTGTTCCGACGCTTGCTGGCGACGACCTTACTGGTCGTCTTCGTCAACGTGTTTGTGGGGCAGTGCTGGTGCGCAGCTACAACTTCGGCAGCTTCTGGCAAGGCACTTATGGCTGATTGCCATACGAAGCCGGCTAAGCCCATGCCTGCTAGCTGCAAGATGCACGGCCTGGCAAAAGAGGGTGCCGCCAAAGGGAAAACCGATACTTCACGTAAGTCTTCGGGCAAGCACGACTGCTGCAAAGACAAGTCGACCTCTTTGCTTTCGTCGCTGATTACACCAGCTGAAAAGCAGGTAGTCGTTCCCGCGCCGGCTCTATTGCCAACGGCCGTGGAGTTTCATTTCCGCCCCATGGCCGGCTCTTGGGACCGGACGGCTAGCGTTAAGCTAGTGCCCCCACGGCTATTAAAGCCCAAAATTCCGGATATCCGCATTTTCATTCAGTCTCTAACTGTCTGATTGCTTCGACGCGCCAAGGTTCGCGCCGGCCTAGCTATGCTACGTCCGGGGCAGGCCTTGGCTTTTATATGTCTGCCGGTTATCCAGCGCTGTAATGGCGACGCTATGCTCCCAATACCTTTCTTCTTGCCGTTTGCTGGCTTCGCCCAACTAGAAGTTGCTTCCGAAAACGAAGCCTGTTGAGCAGCTCAGTAAGTGCCTACCTGCCTGCTGAATTGCCTGCTATCCTATAGCAGTAGCCGCCGTGCTAAGCGCCACCCTCTACTAGCGGTGGCAGATACAGGCTCCCTTTTTTCTGATTTTCAATCACTGTTTTATGAACCGTATTCTCGTTCACGCGCTGGCCGTAGCCAGCCTATTTGCTGCTGCTAGTTGCTCGTCCGATACCTCTAGCAGTCCCACTAACACCGTAGCCGATGCTACCGAAGCTGGCGCCGAAAGCTCCGCTGAGCACGCGGGTGCTCATACGTATGCTTGCCCTATGCACCCGGAAGTCACCAGCACGAAGCCGGGCCAGAAGTGCCCGAAGTGCGGCATGGAACTGGTGCACAACGACGAGGTTTCCAATGGGAAAGCATACCAAATAAAGTATGAATCAACGCCAGCGCAGGTGGTGGCTGGGCAGCCCGTGATGCTGGCTTTCACGCCGCAGGAAGTAGGCAATGAGAAAGCGCCGGTGCCGCTAGCCGTGGTGCACGAAAAGAAAATCCACCTCATTATCGTCAGCAAAGACCTCTCGCAGTTTCACCACGAGCACCCCGAATTCACTGCCGACGGCAACTACAAAGCGCCTTTCACCTTCAGCAAGGGCGGCGACTACGTGCTGTTTCAGGATTACACGCCGTCCGGCAGCGGGCATCAGCTCGGCCGCCAGCCCATCACAGTGCAGGGGCCGAAATACACTCCCGTCAAGTTCACGAAAGAACAGATGCAGTGGCAGAAAGACGGTTATCAGGCCACCCTTTCCTTTGATAAGGAGCTGAAAGTAGGTCAACTACTTGGTATGAAAATCAACATCACCAAAGGCGGCCAACCCGTTACGGACCTCGACAACTACCTCGGCGCCCTCGGCCACGTGGTGGTTATCAGCGAAGACACCGAGAAATACCTGCACGTGCACCCGAATGACCAGGCCGATAAAGGCCCTAACATCGGCTTCAACACCAACTTCGAGGCTCCTGGCCTATACCGCGTCTTCCTGCAGTTCAACCACGGCGGCCAGATCCATACGGCCGATTTCACTATCCGCGTCAGCGCTTGATGGCGTGCTCCGTTGGGTGTCGATTAAAGCAAGCAATTGTTGGTCAATGAGTTCGAAAGTAAGACTAGCTATGCAACAGGTCTTTGCTCTCTTGGCTTCTTCTCTTTTCAGGAAAAGAGGATGGGGGAGCCTGTGCCTGGCGTGGGTACTACTGCTACTGGCCGGTCCGGTGCTGGCACAGCGAATAGTAGTGCGCCTGGACAGCGCCGAAATGCAGGCGCTGCGGTTGCATCCGCGCCTGCGTCAGTCAACGCAAGAAATCGAGGAGCAGCGGGCGTTGAAGCGCGGCAGCTTCGCCCCGGCCAACCCCGACTTCTTGTGGTCGGCGCCCACGGGTGAGCGGTGGGCGCCCGGCGTGGTACAAACTATTGATTTGCCGAACGTGTACCGCAACCAGGCGCGGGCCGCGAATGCGGGCATTGTACTGGCTGAGCGGGGACTGGACGTGAACCGCGCCACCGTGCGCCGCGACGTGCGCCTAGCTTACCTAACGCTGCAATTCACTGAGGCCCAAGTACGGCAGCTCATCTACCAAGACAGCTTGTTCCAGGCGTTGCAGCAAGCCACCAACCGCCTGTATGCGGCTGGCGAGGTTACGGCTTTGCAGCGGGTGAGCACCGAAGCCGAAGCCCGGCAAGTGCGCAACCAGCTCGAACAGGCTACCGTGGATCAGCGCTCGGCGCAGCGGCGGCTCGGCTTACTACTCGGCCAACCCAACGCCGACCTCACAGCGGAAACCAACCTGCGCGAAACGGGCCCCGAGTTAGCCCGCACCGGAGCCGAACTGCTCGGCACGCTCTCTGGCCAAGACAGTGTTGCTGTGGCCCTAAGTCCCACGCTGGCTTACTACAGCCAGAACGTGACGCTCAGCCAGTCGGGTATTAGCCTAGTGCGGGCCCGCCGGACGCCAGCTCTGACGGTAGGTTACCAGAATCAGGCGTTTGAAAATTCGCCGTTTAAGTACCGTTTGCAGTTTGGCGTATCGTTGCCGGTCTGGTTTTGGACCTACCGCTCGCAGTTGCAGGCCGCTACGGCCCGCAGCAAGGCAGCGCAAGCGCAGTTGCAAGTGCAGCGCCTCGAGTTAGGAACTCAGTACCAACAGGCGCTGGCCGACACGCGCAAATTTGCTTCCTCGCTCACCTATTACGAGCAAACTGGCCTGCCCCAATCCAGTGCCATCATCAGCCAGTCGCAGCGCCTGTTTCGAGCCGGCGAAATCAGCTACTTGGTGTTGATCCAGAGCCTGAACCAGGCCTTTACCATCCAGAATACTTACCTGACCACCATTCGGGATTACCGTCAGGCCATCGTTGAACTTAACTACTTGCGCGGACAATAATGAAGAATTTGCTCCTGCTGCTTGCGTGGCTGCTAGCCATGGACGCCTACGCCCACGGCGGCGAAGACCACGGCGATGCCGCTCAGCCCTCGGCCGGGCCAGTGGCTACCACCTTTTCGGTTGCGGCCCTATCCGAAAAGTTCGAGCTGTTGCTCCGCTTTGAACCCCTGACGAAGGGCCAGGACGCCGACATGCGCCTATTCGTGTCGGATTACGCCACCAATGCCCCGATCAAAGGCGCTAAAATCACCATAACCAGCCCGGAAGATGCGAGCCTGAAATTTGCGGTTACGGAAAAGTCGGCAGGTTCTTACTTGGTGGAGGGGGCCTTTCCAGTCAACCAGAAATACAGTATGGCTGTGCAAGTTGTGGCCAGCGACCAAGCGGACTTGATGCTGCTGTCCGGTTTGGAAGTAGGCAAGAAGCTGCCTGTAGGCGCTGTGCCCGTGGCGGCATCGTCTTCGCTGTTTTCATCTTGGAAAAACGTCTTACTGCTGTTCGGGGCCTTTCTTCTCGGGGTTGGCTTAACGGCGCTGTTTCTGCGCCGCCGCGTTGCTGCGCCAGTGTCCACCACCTCATCTGTTGCGTATGAAAACCAAGCATAAGCTACTTGCCGGCACGGCCGCTCTCGGCTTGGCCTTGACTGTGCTGTTGCCTCCACCCGCGCCCCTATGGGCCCACGACGGCGAAGACCACGGCGCCACCGCCCAACCCAACACCGGCGCCGCTCTGACCGATGCCGTAGCGTTGCCCAAGGAAAGTCAATTTTTATTTGGCGTGCGGACAGCCTTGGCCAGTTATTCAACTACTTATAACCGCTTGACTTTGTATGGCACAATATCCGCCGCCGCTGGGGGAGAGGGCCGGGTAGTGGTGCCTCAAACGGGGCGCATTGTGAGTTTGGTTGCGCGGGTAGGTCAAACGGTACGGGCCGGCCAGGTGC is part of the Hymenobacter volaticus genome and encodes:
- a CDS encoding heavy metal-binding domain-containing protein; amino-acid sequence: MNRILVHALAVASLFAAASCSSDTSSSPTNTVADATEAGAESSAEHAGAHTYACPMHPEVTSTKPGQKCPKCGMELVHNDEVSNGKAYQIKYESTPAQVVAGQPVMLAFTPQEVGNEKAPVPLAVVHEKKIHLIIVSKDLSQFHHEHPEFTADGNYKAPFTFSKGGDYVLFQDYTPSGSGHQLGRQPITVQGPKYTPVKFTKEQMQWQKDGYQATLSFDKELKVGQLLGMKINITKGGQPVTDLDNYLGALGHVVVISEDTEKYLHVHPNDQADKGPNIGFNTNFEAPGLYRVFLQFNHGGQIHTADFTIRVSA
- a CDS encoding TolC family protein, encoding MASSLFRKRGWGSLCLAWVLLLLAGPVLAQRIVVRLDSAEMQALRLHPRLRQSTQEIEEQRALKRGSFAPANPDFLWSAPTGERWAPGVVQTIDLPNVYRNQARAANAGIVLAERGLDVNRATVRRDVRLAYLTLQFTEAQVRQLIYQDSLFQALQQATNRLYAAGEVTALQRVSTEAEARQVRNQLEQATVDQRSAQRRLGLLLGQPNADLTAETNLRETGPELARTGAELLGTLSGQDSVAVALSPTLAYYSQNVTLSQSGISLVRARRTPALTVGYQNQAFENSPFKYRLQFGVSLPVWFWTYRSQLQAATARSKAAQAQLQVQRLELGTQYQQALADTRKFASSLTYYEQTGLPQSSAIISQSQRLFRAGEISYLVLIQSLNQAFTIQNTYLTTIRDYRQAIVELNYLRGQ